In a single window of the Candidatus Poribacteria bacterium genome:
- a CDS encoding response regulator: MARILVVEDHEVNLQLMEEIIKLMGHEPIPAKNGTEGIELALNEKPDLILMDIQMPGISGLEAMRRIKSDPSTSHIPILALTAMAMKGDEEKLLGEGFDDYISKPIRLHDVTEKIGRWLRDA; encoded by the coding sequence ATGGCAAGGATTCTGGTGGTAGAGGACCACGAGGTAAACCTCCAGTTGATGGAGGAGATAATCAAGCTGATGGGACATGAGCCGATCCCCGCCAAAAACGGAACAGAGGGGATAGAACTCGCTCTCAATGAGAAGCCTGATCTGATCCTCATGGACATACAGATGCCAGGTATAAGCGGTCTGGAGGCGATGAGGAGGATCAAATCCGATCCCTCAACCTCGCATATTCCCATCCTCGCCCTCACTGCCATGGCGATGAAAGGGGATGAGGAGAAACTGCTGGGAGAAGGGTTTGACGATTATATCAGCAAGCCGATCAGATTACACGACGTCACCGAGAAAATCGGGAGGTGGTTGAGGGATGCCTAG